From the Candidatus Poribacteria bacterium genome, the window ATTCCCTCGGTATCCTCGGCAGCCAAACGGGCAGCTTCGGGGCACTGGAAATTGGTCAAGAATCAGAATCCAAGGAGGAGGCGTTATATTCGACGGTCCGATTGAAGAAGGATATCCTAGAACGCTCCAGCGTTGGACTGATCTTCGCCAACAAAGAGCGTCTTGGGGAGGAAGATGGCTACGGTCGAGTGGGCGGATTCGATACAGACCTATTCTTTCTTAAAACCTATCGGTTGTCGGGACAATACGCGATGAGTTTTAACCCCGGTGAAAATCCAGAGAACGAAAACACAAAGAATAAGGCATACCTCCTCGAACTTGCTCAAAGCAATTACCTCTGGAACACCAGAGTGCGACTAGAACGAATCGATCCGCTATTTGAAGCAAATCAGACAGGATTCCTCCGCAAAGAGAGATATCGAGGTTGGCAGCAGATGAATTTCATGGGGACCTATATTCCTCGGTTCGGACCGCATCGTGCTTCCTTCGGTGTCAGTGGCAGGGTTTCGCAGAACCTGTTTACCGATACATATGTTGACGAGTGGAAATGGGACAATCCGAGCCTGATCCTTTCACCAGAATTCGATGAGGATGCAATCAGTTGGAACTTTAGAACTTTCGCGGACTGGAGACCCACCGAGTCCTTCTGGCAATCAATTGGTATATTTTATGGACGCAGTCGAGAGGTCGAACTGACGGAGGTATTCACGACAGATGGATACGAATTTTCTCTCCTAACGAACACTTCGCGACCCGTTTCGGTCGGCTTGGATGGGGGAATAGGAAATTACTTCAATTTCTCACGGCAGGCGGTAGGGAAGCAACGGCAGCTTTTCCTCTCAACCACTATCCGCCCGCAGAGCAATTTTACCATTGACCTTGAAAGTGGGTACGCCCTGAGTTTGACGCAGGGTGATGTCATTGATGGACGCTATTTCACAAGTTCTCTGCGCGTCACCTATCTGTTTACACGAGATCTATTTCTCAGAGTGTTTACGCAAGCCGGGCGTGAACGCACCACTTTTGGTCGGATCGAGACCGAAGAAAACTATCTGGTCAGCACCCTCTTCGGTTGGGAATATAGCCCCAAAAGCCATATCTTCCTTGCGTATAATGAGGATTGGCAAACCAATGAAGGAGAATTACAGTTAGGCGATAGGGTCGTTGTGTTCAAAGTCTCTTATCTCTGGAACCTCTGATTGCCTTGTAGGTCGAGATTCATATCTCGACACAAGATTGTCAATTTCGGAAAACCGATCCACAATAGAACAACCATGCCTCTAAGGAGGCGGAATAAATGTAGGGGCAGGTCTTGTGCCTGCCCAAAATAGTCTCGGAACGAAGAAGGATCCAATTTGTCAAGTGTCAACAGAACCCAGCAACAGGAGAGCTAAAACATGCCTCCATCATCTGAAATACAATTTTCATCGGCAGAGTTCCTCGATCACGATTTTGTAAATCATAAACCCCGTTTATCGTTCGACGGGGATACCGATAATGCGTGGCAGGATTGGCGAACCCAACTGCTTCCTGAATTGCGAGAGCAGCTTGGACCCTTCCCGGACGAAGCGTTTCCTCTAAATCCGCGAATCGTTTCCACCGAATCGCATGACAAGATAACGATCCACAAAGTGATCTACCACTCACGAGAGGACGCTCCGGTTCCCGCCTATCTGTCAATCCCCAAAGGCGTAACAGCGAAAGCACCGGCTATCCTCTGTATCCACGGACATGTGCCGGGCGGCAAAGAGAACGTCATCTCCGGTGATGGACAGTTCGGTGCCCCTTATGGTCGTGATCTCGTGGAGCAAGGCGTTATCACGTTGTGTCCTGATAACGCTGGGATGGGAGAACGCGCTCACCCGTCGGGCGGTTGTGATTTCCTCTGGCGACGCCTGAACTATCTCGGATACGATCTGACAGGCTATCGGGTCTACGACCTGATGCGGGGCGTGGACTACCTTCAAAGCCTGCCAGAGGTGGATCAGAATCGAATCGGAATTGCAGGGTTATCCGGCGGGTGCTGGCTTGGCATCGTTCATGCCGCACTAGATGAACGGGTTCAAGCAGCGGTATTAAGTGGCTATTTTACAACCTTCGCACAAACGTCATGGTTTGGACACTGTATCTGCCACCACCCAAAAGGCATCGGTGATCTATGTGAAATGCCCGACATTGCGGGGCTTATCGCACCGCGCCCAATCTTTGTAGAGTGGGGAACGGAGGACGTGAGTCGCCCGGTACACCCCGCCTTTGAGATGGCACAGGAGATCTACCGCGCTGCGAATGCCGGTGACCAGATCATCTTGCAAGAATTTGAGGCCGGACACCTCTTTTCGGGGGAACAATCGTTGCCGTGGTTGGTCCAAACGCTGTCGCAGAGGTAGAACACGCAACGATAGCCTGTGTAATTCATAAATTGAAATCTCAGTATAACTTATGCTTTCACGCATTCGGAGGAGATACCGATGAACCCTTTACGAATTGCTGTAATTGGTGCAGGGGCTTACGAGACCTCCCGCTCACGCGGCTATCAAGCGGTCATCAAGCAACTGACAGACCTCTACACATTCTGCGCCATCTGCGACAGAAATGCCGAGGCGTGTCGTGCCGCAGCCGAGACCTACGACATCCCAGCGCAATACACAGATGTCGAGGAGATGCTTCAATCCGAAAAGCCAGACGTGGTCTTCTGTTTGACACCAACCGATTCGCTCAACGTCATGGCGATGACGGTCGCCAAGCACCGGATCAACGTCATCACCGAAATACCCATCGCTATCTCGCTGCCAATTGCAGACGCTATCACGGAGACGTGCCGGCAGAACGGTGTCAAATACGAAATCGCCGAAAATGTCTGGCACTGGCCCCATGAGCAGTTGAAACAGAAGATTGTCCGGGAGGGAACCCTTGGACAGATACGACATGCGCGACTCTGGTACGCATCGGGCAGCTATCACGGCATCAACGCGATCCGCATGATCCTCGGCTGCGAGCCGATACGTGCTTTGGGATATGCAGCCGAAGTCCCGACACAGCCCTACACCGGCTACGGTGACGAAGCGATGAAGACACGGTGGTGGGAGTCAGGCATCATTGAGTTTCCGGGAGGAATCACCTGCCTCTACGAGATGCCACCGCCGGGAGCGCGTAGCAGCCATTGGGAGATTGAAGGTACAGAGGGACATCTCTCCGGGGATCAGTTGACCCTTTACAACGGTGGTGGGAGTTACCAAATTGAGGATGTCTATACAGAAGTTGACGGCGAACAGGTGTTAGACCATGTGCGGATAGAGACCTCCCCGCCAATTATATGGTCAAATCCGTTTGCAAAGTACAAGATCTCCGCGTCGGACGACGTTGCCAAAGCGAGCATCCTCCACAGTATGTATCGCGCCGTGACGGAGGATATTGAGCCTGCATACGGCTCCATCAACGCCCGACGGGATCTGGAGTTGTGGATCGCAATTCGGGAGAGCGCCCGACGCGGGAGTGCGTGGATAACTTTGCCAATTCAGGAAATGACGGGTTTTGAACGCCAGATCCATGAAGCGTATGAGCGTAAATACGGAGGACATCCGATTTCAGGAGTCGATGCCCTCAAGGATGCAACCTTCAGGCGAGCAAGTGTGATCTGGGCAGTTGCGGGGTGGTTGTAAGAATCAACACATTTCCAAGTAAGAATAGAGTCATTTGGTTCTCCTGTAGGAGGGATCTCCGAATCCCGACATTCCTGATTGCGACTTCCTACTCAGACAGGAAGAAAACCGAAAACTAATTAGCTCTACAAGTAAGAAGGATTTCCCTTGGTGTGAGGTACAAGGAGGAGACATGCTAAAAATTGGAATTATCGGTGCCGGAGTGATGGGAAATCGCCATGAAGGTAGAATTGCTGATTACGGCGCACAAGTTGTCGCAGTTCACGATATACATCTACCGGCAGCACAGGAACTTGGGACGAGGGCAGGCGCGAAAATCGTCACGGATGACCTTGAGCGGTTCTTTGATGCTGAGATGGATGGATTAATCATCACCACACCACCCCCTGTGCGTCTTGAGCCGGTGCGGAGGGCTTGTGAACGCGGTATCCACCTGATGATTGAAAAACCGCCCGCCTTAAATATGGCTGATGGACGTGCATGCCTTGCGCATATTGAGGATGCTGAGGTTATCGCTGCGGTCAGCTTTCAACTACGCTACGGCTCAATCTACGAGAGACTCAGAGAGTTGTTGGCTGATGAAACGGTGCATCTCGTTCACACAGTTTGTACAGTCGAGTATTACCTCACATTTCGGATGTCACCGTGGTTTTTGCAGCGCCAAATCAGCGGAGGCCCCCTCGCCGAGCAAGCAATCCATATCCTCGATTGTGCTCGCTTTGTCATGGGGAACGTCAAGCCGGTTCAGGCACACGCAATCGGTGCCAAGAATATGGCACTGGATCGAGCCGAGTTTGACGCTGAAAACGCTATCCAGATGATGTACGAACTCGAAAACGGTGTCTTCGGTACACACATAAACCACTGCGGCACGAAAGGAAACGGTTTCGAGCTAGAGGTCATCGGTCCGCAGTTACGCCTTCGAGCAGACGCCCGGGGAGGTCGAAACGGCGACCGAATCGTCGGCCATTTGC encodes:
- a CDS encoding acetylxylan esterase: MPPSSEIQFSSAEFLDHDFVNHKPRLSFDGDTDNAWQDWRTQLLPELREQLGPFPDEAFPLNPRIVSTESHDKITIHKVIYHSREDAPVPAYLSIPKGVTAKAPAILCIHGHVPGGKENVISGDGQFGAPYGRDLVEQGVITLCPDNAGMGERAHPSGGCDFLWRRLNYLGYDLTGYRVYDLMRGVDYLQSLPEVDQNRIGIAGLSGGCWLGIVHAALDERVQAAVLSGYFTTFAQTSWFGHCICHHPKGIGDLCEMPDIAGLIAPRPIFVEWGTEDVSRPVHPAFEMAQEIYRAANAGDQIILQEFEAGHLFSGEQSLPWLVQTLSQR
- a CDS encoding Gfo/Idh/MocA family oxidoreductase, with amino-acid sequence MLKIGIIGAGVMGNRHEGRIADYGAQVVAVHDIHLPAAQELGTRAGAKIVTDDLERFFDAEMDGLIITTPPPVRLEPVRRACERGIHLMIEKPPALNMADGRACLAHIEDAEVIAAVSFQLRYGSIYERLRELLADETVHLVHTVCTVEYYLTFRMSPWFLQRQISGGPLAEQAIHILDCARFVMGNVKPVQAHAIGAKNMALDRAEFDAENAIQMMYELENGVFGTHINHCGTKGNGFELEVIGPQLRLRADARGGRNGDRIVGHLHGNDFSEPVPAENSIGLDKIHAWLRAIETGDRSLIRSDFGDAMHTLALIEAAIRSQDTGGFVKVDSNPNPIG
- a CDS encoding Gfo/Idh/MocA family oxidoreductase; the encoded protein is MNPLRIAVIGAGAYETSRSRGYQAVIKQLTDLYTFCAICDRNAEACRAAAETYDIPAQYTDVEEMLQSEKPDVVFCLTPTDSLNVMAMTVAKHRINVITEIPIAISLPIADAITETCRQNGVKYEIAENVWHWPHEQLKQKIVREGTLGQIRHARLWYASGSYHGINAIRMILGCEPIRALGYAAEVPTQPYTGYGDEAMKTRWWESGIIEFPGGITCLYEMPPPGARSSHWEIEGTEGHLSGDQLTLYNGGGSYQIEDVYTEVDGEQVLDHVRIETSPPIIWSNPFAKYKISASDDVAKASILHSMYRAVTEDIEPAYGSINARRDLELWIAIRESARRGSAWITLPIQEMTGFERQIHEAYERKYGGHPISGVDALKDATFRRASVIWAVAGWL